A single genomic interval of Metasolibacillus fluoroglycofenilyticus harbors:
- the coaE gene encoding dephospho-CoA kinase (Dephospho-CoA kinase (CoaE) performs the final step in coenzyme A biosynthesis.), producing the protein MIIGLTGSIASGKSTVAQMLKEYQLPIVDADLVARQVVEPHSETLQQIAAAFGQEVIKEDGTMDREKVGSIIFHEPAQRKVLNDIIHPAIRAEMLRQRDELLLGGAEHVVMDIPLLFESKLQHFVDKILVVSVTEEIQLQRLMERNQLSESEARARIASQLPMSVKEQGADAVIYNNTTKQSTAEQLKKILQHWTVI; encoded by the coding sequence ATGATTATAGGATTAACAGGAAGCATTGCAAGTGGTAAAAGCACGGTTGCGCAAATGCTAAAAGAATATCAACTGCCGATTGTTGATGCTGATTTAGTCGCAAGACAGGTAGTAGAGCCACACTCTGAAACATTGCAACAAATTGCTGCTGCTTTTGGGCAGGAGGTTATTAAGGAAGATGGTACGATGGATCGTGAAAAGGTAGGCTCCATTATTTTTCATGAGCCTGCACAACGCAAAGTCCTAAATGATATTATTCATCCTGCGATTCGCGCGGAAATGCTACGTCAACGTGATGAGCTGTTACTCGGTGGAGCAGAGCATGTTGTAATGGATATTCCATTGCTATTTGAAAGCAAGCTACAGCATTTTGTCGATAAAATTTTAGTTGTATCTGTTACAGAGGAAATTCAGCTTCAGCGCTTAATGGAACGCAACCAGCTATCTGAAAGTGAGGCGCGTGCACGCATTGCTTCTCAATTGCCGATGTCTGTAAAAGAGCAAGGAGCAGATGCAGTAATCTACAATAATACAACAAAGCAATCCACTGCTGAGCAGCTAAAGAAAATATTGCAGCATTGGACAGTTATATAA